In Sphingobacterium sp. R2, the genomic stretch TACAAACTGGAGATTTCCTGAAACAAAGGAACTGCTTGCAGCATCTTGAAGTGGAGAATTCAGTGCCCAATTTGGTGCTGCCTCCAAATAAAGTTGCACCTGGTGTTTCTTGCCATCCTTCGCATGGACCGTATAGGAAAGATAATTTACGGGTCTAGCCATTAAGTCCAATTTATCCAGAAACATCGGTGCAGTAAATGTAATATTTAAATCGACCGGCCCGCAATTAAACGAATAATGTGTTTGTGTTGCCTGCACATTGGAAGCGATCTGCTTCGCTTCATTGTCAAATTGAATACTACCTTCTTTTTCTGTAAAGAGTCCAAAATCAAAATATCCATTCGCTACCCTATTATAGCAATAACCCGCGAGTATATTTTTTCCTTTCTTTAATGTTTTTACGACATGATCGGGCAGCTTGACCCGACTATTTTTACCTGTCGAATTGCCTGTATTAACAACCTCAATCCCGTTGACGTACAAAATAGCGTCATCGTCATGTGTAAATTCGATATATACGGATTTGCCCGTAAGATCCTCACTCAGTTCAACTTCCCTTCTAACCCAAATTTTAGGTTCCTGCCAATCAGTCTCCACATTGGGTTCTTTATCCTTGGTACCGAATGGCGCTGCCCCCGTCTTCCATTGCCGTGCATCAAATGAAGGTTTCATCCAGTCCGGGGCGGGTTCATTGACAACATAACTTCCGGTCCAAGCCGCATGTTCACCCAGCCGTGCCAAAGGCAAGAGTTCAGCTTCTTCTTTACCCAAGAAGCGATAGGATTTCCCATCCACTTTAAGGACGCCCAATAAGGGGAAGGATTTTCCGGTCCAATGGCGTACAACATCCGCATTCAATTCGTTGCTATAGGACCAGGCACTTGTATTGGGGTCAATTGTTACTAAAGGATAGGCAGGCGCGCGAAGATCATTCTTAAAGACTTGTTTTTGTGCAAACGACGATACCGATTGACATACAATAGCCGTTGCAATTAGTAATTTTAATTTCATTGATTTTGTATAAAATAGGTTTAGGTTGACAGGTATATTTTCAGCGATAAATTTAGGCCGCAACCCGAGTTGCGACCATATCGCTATCAATTATTTGGTTGGTGCATGATAAAGCGCCTGATGTGCAGCGTTCAATTCTGCTTCAGGCATTTTGACAACTTTACGATCATAGGTCATCAAACCATTTGTTTCTACTTCCACATCTGTTGTCTGTGTATAAACAGCGGCAGACAATCCCATAGGAATTAGACGTGTCAAGTCATGGATCAGGCGTTTATAGCGCTCCAATAATTCCGTTTTATTTTTAAAACTTTGGTATCCCCAGTTGTCTTTCTGCTGCCAGGAGTGCCCATCGATCGGTAATCCCAGGCCACCAAATTCACCCAAAGCAAGCACTTGTTTGGCGCCGAATAAATTTGGATCAGGCATGGCTGCATCGGGATAATTATGGATATCCAAGATATGTCCAGTTTCCATAAAATTACCACCGCTGGCACTATTGACGAGTCTTGAAGGGTCATTGGCCATTGTCCATTCCGTTATTTCCTTCGTTTTGAATTGCCCCCAAGCCTCATTAAACGGCACCCAGATGACAATACTTGGGTAGTTATGCAACACTTCCATAATGGTTTTCCATTCTTTTCTGTAGTACCCCTCAGATTCCTGCGAACGTACTTTATCCCGATTACCGCCAGAAATCTTTCCCGGTTGCATATCCCAATGGTTTCCGCCAAGATCACCACTAGGCATATCTTGCCAGACCAGCATACCTATACTATCACAGTAACGGTACCAGCGCGCCGGTTCTACTTTGATATGTTTACGGATCATATTGAATCCCATTTCCTTTGTTTTGACAACATCAAACTTCAGCGCTTCATCCGTTGGCGCTGTATGTAGACCATCTGGCCACCAGCCTTGATCCAATGGACCATATTGGAAGGTAAACTTATTGTTTAACATTAAACGTTGAACGCCATTTTCGTCTTTCTGCATGGCTATTTTCCGCATGGCAAAATAGCTTTTCGCCTGATCTACGACTTTTCCTTTTCGAATCAGCTGAATTTCTAGATCATAGAGCTTCGGGTTACTTGGCGACCATGGCTCCAGATTAGGTACCGAAAGATCGAAAGATGTATTCGGTTGTCCGGTTTGTTCTTTAATAACCTTTCCGCCATCCAATGCACGCACCTTTATTTCGTCACCGACTTGACTTCCTTCTACCGAAGCCTGAAAGGCCAAGACTCCATCGTCCAGACGCGGCGTCTGTTTGGTACGCACGATGTACGTTTGGGGGACACTTTCTAACCAAACGGTCTGCCAAATTCCTGTCACTGGTGTATACCATATACCATTCGGCTTGTTCACCTGTTTACCCCGTGGTTGTGGACCATCATCAGTCGGATCCCATACCCGAATGGCTATTTCCTGTTTCGCTCCTTTCTTTAGGAAGCTTGTCACATCCATCGAAAATGGATCAAATCCACCTTCATGTCTTCCGACCAATTGGTTATTTACATACACATCACATTGCCAATCTACGGCACCGAAATGCAACAGGACCTTATTTTTATGGACAGATTTGTCCAATGTTATAGTATTATTATACCATAAGGCTTTATCTTTCCCGACCTCTTTACCAACACCGGACAATGCCGATTCAATAGCAAAAGGAACAAGGATATTTCCGTCCCATTGACGAGGAATCTCTTTAGTACCTACTGGAGTGACAGCATATTTCCATAGCCCATTTAAATTCTGCCAGTTATTGGTTCTGGTTATTTGTGGTCTTGGATATTCAGGATGTGGCTTTTGTGCCGTTACTTTCTCGCCCCAAGGGGTTAATATATGTGACCCTGCGGGTTTCCAATCCTGAGCAAAGTTCAATTGTGCTGCCATCATCAAACTGGCAAAAAGTAAGGTTTTCTTCATCATAAAAAATCGTTAAGTCATTTATTTATATCGTATTTATACTATTTTACAGTTGGAAAAGCAGCAATGCGCAAACGTGCTGCTCCCATGGGAATCAGTTCAACTTCCTGCACCGCACCCTTGCTTTCCACCGGACTCAGGGGCAATACGCCCGTTAGTCCATTTTCATCAATTTTCCATCCATCAATACGTTTCGCTTTCACAAGAATCGAAATAGGTACCGCTTCTGCGTCAAAAGGAAATGCATCTTTAGACCATGGTCGTTTGACCACTTTTAGTTGGTCAACAGCTTGTAGCTGATTCTGTACAAGTCCGTAATTCCAGTCACTTGCAGGAAGGATTTCATAAGATGGCCATTTTGATGGATCTGCAGTCTCCTGCCATTTAGAATCCCCAATTGCCGAAGCCTTACTATCCTTTTTCACATAATTCTCTTTGATTTTGAGTGCATAGGTCAATGGTCCACGCTGGATACTCACTGAGTTTTTATTGGCCGTCCATGTTTTCAGATCTATGGTCATCGGTAAGGAGAGTTCGACCTTGTCGCCGTCTTTCCATTTCCGTTCAATCCGAATATATTTTGCTCCAGCTTCTACAGCCTGACTTTTACCATTAACCGTCACTTTGGCTTGCTTCGCCCAGGCAGGTATACGGAGATAAAAGGGGAAATCAACCGTTTTACCCTGTGTTCCTATTTCAAATCGCAGCGATTCTTCAAACGGATAATTGGATTCTTGTCTGATCTGAATGGATTGATTGTTTCCGACTTTGACTTCAGCTTTTGATGCGGCATAAAGTACTGCCGCAACACCATTATCATTTGTTGCCATATACAGATGCTCCGCATAATATGGCCAGCCCTGACTGTGATTATGTTGACAACAACGTGAACTGAAGGGGTTCATCATTAAAAATGGTCCATTATTATCAATCCCGGGAGCATGATTATGGCTATCGCTGATAGTCATATTAGGGCTCGTGATATAGCGTAATGCTTTAAAATCGGCTGTCACAGCGGCTGGGTAAGTATTAAAAGCAACTTCTTCCGCGTGATCCGCCCAAAAAGGATCGCCTGTTATCCCGAGAAGGATTTCATTGGAAGCCATCTGCTCCACCATTCCACAGGTTTCCACTCCCTGACGGGGATCGGTATATCCCGGACGTGCATTTTCATCGGCCCCGAACATGCCGCCCGGAACCTGACCAAATACTTGTCTGACAAAATGAAAATTATCGTAGGTTGCGTTAAGATCTGCAGTCGACTGGCTTTTCAGATAATAGGTTGCTGGCTCTCTAAAACACTGCGCTACGTTAACATTGTGCCAATTGGGCAGATCATCCTTCTGCCGCCAATTGGCTGTATTCCGATGAATTTTATCTGCTAAATCCATCAACCATTCATTACCCTGTGTTCTGTTATAAAGCCAATATACGGATAGCAAATTATCACCACCACGACTGTTCTCCCAATAATCCTTGAGAAAAAAACTATCTGGCAAATTGGCCTGCCATTTAAAATAATTGATCATCAACGTTATGACACGCTGGTCACCGCTATATTCATAATAGGACTGCAAACACCATAACATCAACATATTCCCCCAAAGATCGGGTTTGTTATTACGCAGGATCAATGGGCCAAAGTATCCATCAGGACGCTGGCTTTTTAGCGCGGCCTCTAACCA encodes the following:
- a CDS encoding glycoside hydrolase family 2 protein, producing the protein MMKKTLLFASLMMAAQLNFAQDWKPAGSHILTPWGEKVTAQKPHPEYPRPQITRTNNWQNLNGLWKYAVTPVGTKEIPRQWDGNILVPFAIESALSGVGKEVGKDKALWYNNTITLDKSVHKNKVLLHFGAVDWQCDVYVNNQLVGRHEGGFDPFSMDVTSFLKKGAKQEIAIRVWDPTDDGPQPRGKQVNKPNGIWYTPVTGIWQTVWLESVPQTYIVRTKQTPRLDDGVLAFQASVEGSQVGDEIKVRALDGGKVIKEQTGQPNTSFDLSVPNLEPWSPSNPKLYDLEIQLIRKGKVVDQAKSYFAMRKIAMQKDENGVQRLMLNNKFTFQYGPLDQGWWPDGLHTAPTDEALKFDVVKTKEMGFNMIRKHIKVEPARWYRYCDSIGMLVWQDMPSGDLGGNHWDMQPGKISGGNRDKVRSQESEGYYRKEWKTIMEVLHNYPSIVIWVPFNEAWGQFKTKEITEWTMANDPSRLVNSASGGNFMETGHILDIHNYPDAAMPDPNLFGAKQVLALGEFGGLGLPIDGHSWQQKDNWGYQSFKNKTELLERYKRLIHDLTRLIPMGLSAAVYTQTTDVEVETNGLMTYDRKVVKMPEAELNAAHQALYHAPTK
- a CDS encoding beta-L-arabinofuranosidase domain-containing protein, giving the protein MTKKIGLLSYLIGICFLSSAQSNVVITVDHLPAEGKNLSYINNRLPLKQNALLKLPVGSIVPEGWLGKYLELQKDGLTGHLGEISAWLSKKNNAWLSTDGKGDYGWEEVPYWLKGYANLGYILKDPKIIAESKIWLEAALKSQRPDGYFGPLILRNNKPDLWGNMLMLWCLQSYYEYSGDQRVITLMINYFKWQANLPDSFFLKDYWENSRGGDNLLSVYWLYNRTQGNEWLMDLADKIHRNTANWRQKDDLPNWHNVNVAQCFREPATYYLKSQSTADLNATYDNFHFVRQVFGQVPGGMFGADENARPGYTDPRQGVETCGMVEQMASNEILLGITGDPFWADHAEEVAFNTYPAAVTADFKALRYITSPNMTISDSHNHAPGIDNNGPFLMMNPFSSRCCQHNHSQGWPYYAEHLYMATNDNGVAAVLYAASKAEVKVGNNQSIQIRQESNYPFEESLRFEIGTQGKTVDFPFYLRIPAWAKQAKVTVNGKSQAVEAGAKYIRIERKWKDGDKVELSLPMTIDLKTWTANKNSVSIQRGPLTYALKIKENYVKKDSKASAIGDSKWQETADPSKWPSYEILPASDWNYGLVQNQLQAVDQLKVVKRPWSKDAFPFDAEAVPISILVKAKRIDGWKIDENGLTGVLPLSPVESKGAVQEVELIPMGAARLRIAAFPTVK